TTGAGGATCGGCGGGATTTGAGATAGATCGAAATACTGAATAACCGCAGGAATGCTCCGCAACATCCCGGCTTCCTTCCGGCGCTCGTCCGCGTTCAGGTAGAGTCGACCGGATGCCGCGTACTCCCCATATACGTCGATGGAGATCAAATAAATATCGTCGACGGCTTTGATGAAGCCTTCGATCGTTCCGCGTGGGCTCGAGGTGTCGGGTGGGCGGAGGGGATTGGCGTCCGCGGCGATCGCGGCGCTCGAGAGTCCGCACAAAAGCGCGAAAGCAATGCTCAGAATTATTGCGCGAAGGCCGACCGGCTCCATCCCCTGATTCACCGTCGCTCTCCCTGCACCGTGGACCGTGTTCAAAGACGTTATGTCGACTTCGTCTGGATTCCACAGTCAACAGGTGCCATTATCATGTTGTGGGGAGGGCATGGCAACAGACTCGGGCCGCGGTCTGCTCCGGGGATATTCGTGACGCAGCTCTTGATCTAGCTCAATGCTGGGATCGTCGGCTCGGTGTCGATTGTTGCCGCCCAATCCCACCTGCCGCGACACGTTCGGACGGAATGACGCTGAATGCCCGGAAGGGTTACGCGCTTGACGAAAGTGTTTCTCCTATGGGCAGAGGATTCCTCATGAGCGGGTCGTACTGCAGGTTCTTGGTGCTTCTTGCGACACTCGCGTTAATCGCAGCTGCAACCGCTCGGGCTCAACAAAACGAGCCGGCGCAAGCTCCCGCGGAGCAGGAGCAGTCTCCGCCGCAAATGCCGATGCCGCAGCTCCCCGTGGTGCTGTTGCCCGACAAGCCCGTCCTGGAACCGAAGGCACTGGAAATTCTCAAGGCGGCGAGCGAGCGGCTCGTCTCCGCTCAGACCATGACGTTCACCGCGATTGCGACCTATGAGAGCCCGGCGAAGACCCTGCAGCCGCTTGCTTACACGACACTCTCGGAAGTGACGCTGCAACGGCCCGACAAGCTGCGCGTGATCACACCGGGCGACGGTCCCCCGACTGAGTTCTATTACGACGGCAAGACGATCATGGCCTATTCGCCGGACAGCAATATGGTGGCCATTGACGACGCACCGCCCACTGTCGACGAGATGCTGAAGTACGCTTATAACAAGGCCGCGATCTATTTTCCCTTCGACGATATCCTCGCGACCGATCCCTACAAGGGCTTGGGCGAGCTGAAGCTCGCCTTTGTGATCGGGCAATCCCACGTCGTCGGCGGCGTCCTCACGGACATGGTCGCCATCGTGAACGATTTCGCTCAGGCGGAAGTCTGGATCGGTGTGGAGGACCATCTCCCGCGCAGGGTGCGCGTGACCTATTTCAACGAGCCCGGCAATTTCCGGCACGACGTCGAGTTCTCGAATTGGCAACTCAACCCCGTCCTGCCGCCCGGCACCTTCGCTTCCGAACGCGCTGCGAAGGCAACGCGCATCAAATTCGAGAGCCCTGACGAGAAATTGCCACAACCGCAATGATGGGAGTGCGCACACCATGAAGAAAGCGCTTCTAGGCCTCGTCGGCCTTGTCTCCCTCGCGCTGCCGCCCCAACCGGTCGGCGCATGGTCATCCACGGGAGCCCGCGGCACGGCGTCCGGCGGTAACGGATCGTGGAGTGCCCACGGCTATAATGGCGGCAGTGCATCGGGCGGTGGCGGTTCATGGAGCGGTCAAGGCGCTCATGGTGGATCGGCGTCGGGAGGTAGCGGCAGTTGGCACGCGACCGGTGGTGAAGGGGGGACGGCCTCGGGTGGAGGTGGTTCCTGGAGCGGTCATAGCGCCTATGGCGGATCGGCCTCGGGAGGTGGTGGGAGCTGGCATGCCACCGGCGCTGAAGGCGGGACAGCTTCGGGCGGTGGTGGCAGTTGGCATGCCAACGGTGCCTATGGCGGCACGGCCTCCGGAGGCACCGCCTACGGGTACCACGGCGGCAGCTATTATGGCGGCAGCTATTACGGCGTCTACCATCCGCCGACCACGGTGAATTACTACGGCAGCAGTTGCGGTAACTGTGGCGGCTGGAACGGAGGGGCGGCCGCTGTTGGTGTGGTCGCCGGCGTTGCAGTCGGCGCCGCGGTAGCCAACGCCAATACGGCGGCGGCGACGTCAAATGCATACGCCTCGGGTTACGCGGCGGGCACCGCCAATACGGCGACCGCGACATCGAACGCCTATTCGGCTGGTGTCGCGGCGGGTGCTACGGCCGCGAATCAGCCAGCTCCGGCAGTAGGTAACATCTATGCCACGCTGCCGAGCAATTGTCAGTATAGCGGGCAGGGAGGTGCCAGCCTCTACCACTGCGGCGCATTGTGGCTGGAGCCGGCCTTCGGCGCCAACGGCGTTTATTACCGGGTTGTCCCGGCACCTTAGCGACTTTGGGGATTGTCGACGATCGCTCGCAGCAATCAAGGCGGAGGGGGTAGTTATGAAGAGGGATCTAGCCGGGCCCGTGCTCGTTACGGTGCTGCTTTGCCTCGGTACCGTGGGGGCAGAGGCGCAACAATATCCAATCCTGGATAAGGTCGCGGACAAGGTTGTTCAGCATTACCAGACCTCGTCTTGCCAACAGCTCGCGGCGGAGCGCGGTCAACCGAAATCAGGTGAAAGAGCAGTTGAGGAAGAACGCCTCGTGCGCCTGCTGCACGAAGACGCGCAGATGCGCCAGGAATTCATGAATCGCGTTGCCTCACCGATCGCGAACAAATTATTCGAGTGCGGCTTTATTCCGTGAATATCGGGTTTTGATGCGTCCTTGTCGATTCGATGCAATATGCCGGGCGCGTCGTGCCTTTGCTGTTGTCCAAGTCTTCGACGCGGTAAAGCGGGGCGACGGGCGCGGGCGGACCGGCGCATGAGCATGCTTGCGGCAAGGGCGAGACGGAGAAATGCGTACCGATGAAGCGGCTCGATCGGCACTGGATCACGGCGATCGCGTTCACCGCCGCCCTCGTCTTGCTTGTCAGCCTCGCGGTCAGCGACGTCATCGAAGGCTTCGTCTATGTGCTACTCGTCACCGTGATCGTCGCGGTCGGCGTTTTCTACAAGCTCCTTCCGAGAAGCCACTTTATCGCCGCCGCGTTCGCCAATCTCATCGCGGTTTATGCGTGCCTTTTCGTCTTCTTTGTCGAGACGAATTTTCCCGAGGGCAATGATGCCGTGCTCCTCGTCGGCTTCGTGCTGCCGATTGCCGCATTTCTCCTCGCGATCGCATGGCGTCATCGGGACATCCGCGCCATCGTCAATAAAAAGGATCCCCATTACGAACGGAACCTCGCCCAGGTGCTGCGCTGGCTTGTCCCGATATTCGCGATCGGGCTCCTGACATTCGCGATTCCCAGCACGAACTGGGGTCCACTCGGCCACGATCTCGCATTCCTAGCCGCGATGACCGTGATCGCACTTGTCGTGTCTCTGGTTGTTCGAGAAGTGGTGACGTTCCTGCTCGAGACAGCCTTGCTGTTCGAGGAATTCTTCGAGCGCATCGCGCGGCTTTTGGTGCCGGCGTTCGCATTTTTCACCTTCTACTCATTCCTTGTGATCGTATTCGGGGCAATTTACCGAATTGCCGATCACCTATCGACGCGCGAAATGTTCGCGGTTGCGGGGATTGCTCAGAAAATCAGCTTTCCCGACGCACTTTATTTTTCGATCGTGACGCTAAGCACCGTCGGCTACGGTGACATCGTCCCGGTCACCAATCTTGCTCGCTTCATCGTCGCAATCCAGATCGTCTGCGGCATCCTCCTTCTGCTTTTCGGATTTTCGGAGATCATTGCCTATACGCGCGCCCACCGGGAACATTCGCGCACGAGTACCCACGCTCGCGAGGAGCGACGGGATTAGCTGCAGAGCAGACGGAAAGCGGCACCGGCAGACGACGACACCCGTAGAGGCCGTGGCGGTCCCGGCGTAGGATAAACTCATGATCAAGAATTTCAACGACCATGCGGCGAACGAACGTACTTTCTTGGCTTGGGTCCGTACCGCCATTGCGGTTATGGCCTTCGGGTTCCTCGTCGAGAGGTTCGACTTATTTCTCCAGATCGCCACCGTGACCTGGGTTGACCGCGCAATTTCCATCCCAAGTCAGAAGTTCGGGAATTTCGCGGGGCTCACGCTTCTCATCTCGGGGATCGCAATGGTTGCGATTGCGGCGGCGCGCTTTTTGATCACGGCGAAAGACATCGATAGTGCGTCGCTTCGCCCAAGCGCTGAGGCCCGCGTCGATTTGGCCCTGGCCGCTCTATTGGTGCTTTTGGGATTTGCACTTTTTCTCTATTTGTCGAATGCCGTTTTTTCAAGGCTCTAACGGCCGCCACGGCGAACGGTGCCGGTTTCAACCGCGCGTGGGCAAGTACTCGATTGCCGTCCTCGTTATCGCTTGGCCCGTCTTTATAAGGCGTCAGTGGCGGCTAAAGGAACTGTCGCACGAGGCCCAGGAAGGACGAGGCCGCAAGCACGATGACGGACCA
This genomic interval from Alphaproteobacteria bacterium contains the following:
- a CDS encoding DUF2092 domain-containing protein, whose amino-acid sequence is MSGSYCRFLVLLATLALIAAATARAQQNEPAQAPAEQEQSPPQMPMPQLPVVLLPDKPVLEPKALEILKAASERLVSAQTMTFTAIATYESPAKTLQPLAYTTLSEVTLQRPDKLRVITPGDGPPTEFYYDGKTIMAYSPDSNMVAIDDAPPTVDEMLKYAYNKAAIYFPFDDILATDPYKGLGELKLAFVIGQSHVVGGVLTDMVAIVNDFAQAEVWIGVEDHLPRRVRVTYFNEPGNFRHDVEFSNWQLNPVLPPGTFASERAAKATRIKFESPDEKLPQPQ
- a CDS encoding RNA-binding protein, which codes for MKKALLGLVGLVSLALPPQPVGAWSSTGARGTASGGNGSWSAHGYNGGSASGGGGSWSGQGAHGGSASGGSGSWHATGGEGGTASGGGGSWSGHSAYGGSASGGGGSWHATGAEGGTASGGGGSWHANGAYGGTASGGTAYGYHGGSYYGGSYYGVYHPPTTVNYYGSSCGNCGGWNGGAAAVGVVAGVAVGAAVANANTAAATSNAYASGYAAGTANTATATSNAYSAGVAAGATAANQPAPAVGNIYATLPSNCQYSGQGGASLYHCGALWLEPAFGANGVYYRVVPAP
- a CDS encoding ion channel, producing MKRLDRHWITAIAFTAALVLLVSLAVSDVIEGFVYVLLVTVIVAVGVFYKLLPRSHFIAAAFANLIAVYACLFVFFVETNFPEGNDAVLLVGFVLPIAAFLLAIAWRHRDIRAIVNKKDPHYERNLAQVLRWLVPIFAIGLLTFAIPSTNWGPLGHDLAFLAAMTVIALVVSLVVREVVTFLLETALLFEEFFERIARLLVPAFAFFTFYSFLVIVFGAIYRIADHLSTREMFAVAGIAQKISFPDALYFSIVTLSTVGYGDIVPVTNLARFIVAIQIVCGILLLLFGFSEIIAYTRAHREHSRTSTHAREERRD
- a CDS encoding DUF202 domain-containing protein; translated protein: MIKNFNDHAANERTFLAWVRTAIAVMAFGFLVERFDLFLQIATVTWVDRAISIPSQKFGNFAGLTLLISGIAMVAIAAARFLITAKDIDSASLRPSAEARVDLALAALLVLLGFALFLYLSNAVFSRL